A stretch of the Hyperolius riggenbachi isolate aHypRig1 chromosome 11, aHypRig1.pri, whole genome shotgun sequence genome encodes the following:
- the COG8 gene encoding conserved oligomeric Golgi complex subunit 8 isoform X1: MAAVVAALEEEGEGALLLSLLGSLPDAWRDSPDFPVYVRELSSSGLDKLRREPDRLAEERALILQQTRELAFTHYKTFIRSADCTELIYRDFSLVEESVSRLLGKLPAFQETCRGFVRQAEEISSSRRMNTLTLNRHTEILEILEIPQLMDTCVRNGYYEEALELAAYVKRLEKKHSSIPVIQGIVSEVRQSSQLMLNQLLQQLRSNIQLPVCLRVIGYLRRMDVFTEAELRIKFLQARDAWLRSLQSAIPQEDPYFHLTKTIESCRVNLFDVITQYRAIFSDEDPLLLPPPPIGFLPVLESAIFHGWVLQKISEFLQVLESDLQKGVGSRLDSLLGQCMYFGLSFSRVGADFRGQLAPIFQRVAADNFTRAAKEAVEKFQEEMNIYTLISTSMVLGSSIPPVAAPPAQPGTLQPPMVLLDFPPLACFLNNILVAFNDLRLCCPVALTQEVTNTLQESLEKAVKTILSFHRAEEAAFSPQEKEVFIQFCTVFLEDLTPYLNRCLQVLFPPSQRAQILGVAPTQLSRYGNLGSIDIAVLHEALEGILPQKEPVAMPDPEPETTPPADSVPHKPLPPPHSTEMPLMEDIQAAPTPTEADVPAGDAQ, from the exons ATGGCGGCGGTGGTGGCCgctctggaggaggagggagagggggcgCTGCTCCTGTCTCTGCTGGGCTCTCTCCCGGACGCCTGGCGGGACTCCCCGGACTTCCCCGTCTATGTGCGGGAGCTCTCCTCCTCCGGCCTGGACAAGCTGCGGCGGGAGCCGGACCGGCTGGCCGAGGAGCGGGCTCTGATCCTGCAGCAGACCCGGGAGCTGGCCTTCACCCACTACAAGACCTTCATCCGCTCCGCCGACTGCACCGAGCTCATCTACCGCGACTTCAGTCTGGTGGAGGAGTCCGTGTCCCGCCTGCTGGGGAAGCTGCCGGCCTTCCAGGAGACGTGCCG AGGTTTTGTGAGACAAGCAGAGGAGATCAGCTCCAGCCGGCGTATGAACACACTGACCCTGAATCGGCACACAGAGATCTTAGAAATCTTGGAGATCCCTCAGCTGATGGACACTTGTGTTCGGAATGGGTATTATGAGGAAGCCCTGGAGCTGGCGGCTTATGTCAAACGTCTGGAGAAGAAGCACTCTTCCATTCCAGTTATACAG GGAATAGTAAGTGAGGTTCGCCAGTCCTCACAGCTCATGCTGAACCAGCTCCTCCAGCAGCTCCGCAGTAATATTCAGCTTCCTGTCTGCTTGCGTGTGATTGGCTACCTGCGCAGGATGGATGTCTTCACTGAGGCGGAGTTACGTATCAAGTTCCTCCAGGCCCGGGACGCTTGGCTGCGATCTCTGCAGAGCGCTATCCCCCAGGAGGACCCCTATTTCCATCTCACTAAAACCATAGAGAGTTGCCGCGTGAATCTATTCGATGTGATCACGCAGTACCGGGCGATCTTCTCCGATGAGGACCCTctactcctcccccctcctcccattgGCTTCCTGCCGGTCCTCGAGTCGGCCATATTCCATGGCTGGGTATTGCAGAAGATCAGCGAGTTTCTACAAGTGCTGGAAAGCGACCTTCAGAAAGGCGTTGGCAGCAGACTGGACTCCCTTCTGGGCCAGTGCATGTACTTCGGGCTGTCCTTCAGCCGCGTGGGGGCAGATTTCCGCGGCCAGCTGGCTCCCATCTTTCAACGAGTCGCCGCCGATAACTTTACTCGAGCCGCAAAGGAAGCTGTGGAGAAATTCCAGGAAGAGATGAACATCTATACCCTTATCTCCACCTCCATGGTGCtgggcagcagcatcccaccagtCGCAGCACCGCCTGCTCAGCCCGGAACCCTGCAACCTCCCATGGTCCTCTTGGACTTCCCGCCACTAGCCTGCTTCCTCAACAACATTCTGGTGGCCTTCAATGACTTGCGGCTTTGCTGCCCGGTGGCCCTGACTCAAGAGGTGACAAACACTCTGCAAGAGTCTTTGGAAAAG GCTGTGAAGACCATCCTGTCCTTCCACCGAGCTGAAGAAGCTGCCTTCAGCCCTCAGGAGAAAGAAGTCTTCATCCAATTCTGCACAGTCTTCCTGGAGGACCTGACGCCTTATCTGAACCGTTGTCTACAGGTCCTCTTTCCTCCATCTCAGAGGGCACAGATCCTGG GTGTTGCCCCGACACAGCTCTCCCGCTATGGAAACTTGGGCTCTATCGATATTGCTGTTCTCCATGAAGCCTTGGAGGGTATATTGCCCCAGAAAGAACCTGTTGCTATGCCAGACCCGGAACCGGAGACCACGCCTCCAGCTGACTCTGTACCACACAAGCCCCTCCCACCACCACACAGCACAGAAATGCCTCTGATGGAAGATATACAGGCAGCTCCAACTCCAACAGaggctgatgtccctgcaggagaTGCCCAGTGA
- the COG8 gene encoding conserved oligomeric Golgi complex subunit 8 isoform X3, translating to MAAVVAALEEEGEGALLLSLLGSLPDAWRDSPDFPVYVRELSSSGLDKLRREPDRLAEERALILQQTRELAFTHYKTFIRSADCTELIYRDFSLVEESVSRLLGKLPAFQETCRGFVRQAEEISSSRRMNTLTLNRHTEILEILEIPQLMDTCVRNGYYEEALELAAYVKRLEKKHSSIPVIQGIVSEVRQSSQLMLNQLLQQLRSNIQLPVCLRVIGYLRRMDVFTEAELRIKFLQARDAWLRSLQSAIPQEDPYFHLTKTIESCRVNLFDVITQYRAIFSDEDPLLLPPPPIGFLPVLESAIFHGWVLQKISEFLQVLESDLQKGVGSRLDSLLGQCMYFGLSFSRVGADFRGQLAPIFQRVAADNFTRAAKEAVEKFQEEMNIYTLISTSMVLGSSIPPVAAPPAQPGTLQPPMVLLDFPPLACFLNNILVAFNDLRLCCPVALTQEVTNTLQESLEKAVKTILSFHRAEEAAFSPQEKEVFIQFCTVFLEDLTPYLNRCLQVLFPPSQRAQILGLNEKGEPTSWRAEGWAARIVQHEMDHLDGVLYIDKMDPRTFVNVCWMEVND from the exons ATGGCGGCGGTGGTGGCCgctctggaggaggagggagagggggcgCTGCTCCTGTCTCTGCTGGGCTCTCTCCCGGACGCCTGGCGGGACTCCCCGGACTTCCCCGTCTATGTGCGGGAGCTCTCCTCCTCCGGCCTGGACAAGCTGCGGCGGGAGCCGGACCGGCTGGCCGAGGAGCGGGCTCTGATCCTGCAGCAGACCCGGGAGCTGGCCTTCACCCACTACAAGACCTTCATCCGCTCCGCCGACTGCACCGAGCTCATCTACCGCGACTTCAGTCTGGTGGAGGAGTCCGTGTCCCGCCTGCTGGGGAAGCTGCCGGCCTTCCAGGAGACGTGCCG AGGTTTTGTGAGACAAGCAGAGGAGATCAGCTCCAGCCGGCGTATGAACACACTGACCCTGAATCGGCACACAGAGATCTTAGAAATCTTGGAGATCCCTCAGCTGATGGACACTTGTGTTCGGAATGGGTATTATGAGGAAGCCCTGGAGCTGGCGGCTTATGTCAAACGTCTGGAGAAGAAGCACTCTTCCATTCCAGTTATACAG GGAATAGTAAGTGAGGTTCGCCAGTCCTCACAGCTCATGCTGAACCAGCTCCTCCAGCAGCTCCGCAGTAATATTCAGCTTCCTGTCTGCTTGCGTGTGATTGGCTACCTGCGCAGGATGGATGTCTTCACTGAGGCGGAGTTACGTATCAAGTTCCTCCAGGCCCGGGACGCTTGGCTGCGATCTCTGCAGAGCGCTATCCCCCAGGAGGACCCCTATTTCCATCTCACTAAAACCATAGAGAGTTGCCGCGTGAATCTATTCGATGTGATCACGCAGTACCGGGCGATCTTCTCCGATGAGGACCCTctactcctcccccctcctcccattgGCTTCCTGCCGGTCCTCGAGTCGGCCATATTCCATGGCTGGGTATTGCAGAAGATCAGCGAGTTTCTACAAGTGCTGGAAAGCGACCTTCAGAAAGGCGTTGGCAGCAGACTGGACTCCCTTCTGGGCCAGTGCATGTACTTCGGGCTGTCCTTCAGCCGCGTGGGGGCAGATTTCCGCGGCCAGCTGGCTCCCATCTTTCAACGAGTCGCCGCCGATAACTTTACTCGAGCCGCAAAGGAAGCTGTGGAGAAATTCCAGGAAGAGATGAACATCTATACCCTTATCTCCACCTCCATGGTGCtgggcagcagcatcccaccagtCGCAGCACCGCCTGCTCAGCCCGGAACCCTGCAACCTCCCATGGTCCTCTTGGACTTCCCGCCACTAGCCTGCTTCCTCAACAACATTCTGGTGGCCTTCAATGACTTGCGGCTTTGCTGCCCGGTGGCCCTGACTCAAGAGGTGACAAACACTCTGCAAGAGTCTTTGGAAAAG GCTGTGAAGACCATCCTGTCCTTCCACCGAGCTGAAGAAGCTGCCTTCAGCCCTCAGGAGAAAGAAGTCTTCATCCAATTCTGCACAGTCTTCCTGGAGGACCTGACGCCTTATCTGAACCGTTGTCTACAGGTCCTCTTTCCTCCATCTCAGAGGGCACAGATCCTGG